One part of the Marmota flaviventris isolate mMarFla1 chromosome 4, mMarFla1.hap1, whole genome shotgun sequence genome encodes these proteins:
- the Pstk gene encoding L-seryl-tRNA(Sec) kinase, with translation METAAGAQAAGSAGPRERGLCVLCGLPAAGKSTFARALGRRLRQERGWTVGVLSYDDVLPDASLDSEGARPPPSQWKMLRQELLKYLECFLTAVISGCQMSAPPNRTEAIWENFITCLKDQELIFSSALKAPYCYLLAKTAVSRPLFLVLDDNFYYQSMRYEVFQLARKYSLGFCQLFLDCPLETCLQRNGQRLRALPPETIYAMGEKIEKPNPQKNAWEHNSLTIQSPACSLESSLEVTDLLLLTALENPVKNIEDNMEQKEMDRIICSTNVLHKADQTLRRIVSQTMKEAKDEQVLPNNLKLLAEELNKLKAEFLEDLRQGNKYLCFQPTTDLSDVTSFFCNEKQYIVQKYFSKQH, from the exons ATGGAGACCGCGGCGGGCGCCCAGGCTGCCGGTAGCGCAGGGCCGAGGGAGCGAGGCCTTTGCGTGCTGTGCGGCCTGCCTGCAGCGGGAAAATCGACCTTCGCGCGCGCCCTGGGCCGCCGGCTGCGGCAGGAGCGAGGCTGGACCGTGGGCGTCCTCTCCTACGACGACGTCCTCCCAGACGCCTCCCTGGATTCCGAGGGCGCGCGGCCGCCG CCATCCCAATGGAAAATGCTTCGACAGGAACTGTTGAAGTACCTGGAATGCTTCTTGACTGCTGTCATTAGCGGGTGCCAGATGTCTGCCCCACCCAACAGGACTGAAGCCATATGGGAAAATTTTATAACTTGCCTAAAGGATCAAGAACTGATATTTTCTTCAGCACTCAAGGCCCCATATTGCTATCTCTTAGCAAAAACTGCTGTTTCTAGacctttatttttggttttagatGACAACTTTTATTATCAAAGTATGAGATACGAAGTCTTCCAGCTGGCTCGGAAat ATTCATTAGGCTTTTGCCAGCTCTTTTTAGATTGTCCCCTTGAGACCTGCTTGCAGAGGAATGGCCAGAGATTACGAGCCCTGCCTCCTGAGACCATTTATGCAATGGGGGAAAAGATAGAAAAGCCCAACCCTCAGAAAAATGCTTGGGAACACAACAGCCTCACAATTCAGAGTCCAGCATGTTCTTTGGAGAGCAG CCTGGAGGTGACTGATTTATTATTGCTTACTGCTTTGGAAAATCCAGTAAAAAATATAGAGGACAATATGGAACAAAAG GAAATGGACAGAATTATTTGTTCAACTAATGTTCTTCATAAAGCTGATCAGACACTCCGAAGAATTGTCTCTCAGACAATGAAGGAAGCAAAAG atgaaCAAGTACTTCCTAACAACTTGAAGCTTCTAGCAGAAGAACTTAATAAGCTCAAAGCAGAATTTCTGGAAGACCTAAGACAAGGAAACAAATATCTATGCTTTCAACCAACCACTGACCTATCAGATGtcacttcttttttttgtaatgagAAACAATATATTGTACAgaagtatttttcaaaacaacattaa
- the Ikzf5 gene encoding zinc finger protein Pegasus — MGEKKPEPLDFVKDFQEYLTQQTHHVNMISGSVSGDKEAEALQGAGTDGDQNGLDHPSVEVSLDENSGMLVDGFERTFDGKLKCRYCNYASKGTARLIEHIRIHTGEKPHRCHLCPFASAYERHLEAHMRSHTGEKPYKCELCSFRCSDRSNLSHHRRRKHKMVPIKGTRSSLSSKKMWGVLQKKTSNLGYSRRALINLSPPSMVVQKPDYLNDFTHEIPSIQTDSYESIAKTTPTGGLPRDPQELMVDNPLNQLSTLAGQLSSLPPENQNPASPDVVPCPDEKPFMIQQPSAQAVVSAVSASIPQSSSPTSPEPRPSHSQRNYSPVAGPSSEPSAHTSTPSIGNSQPSTPAPTLPVQDPQLLHHCQHCDMYFADNILYTIHMGCHGYENPFQCNICGCKCKNKYDFACHFARGQHNQH, encoded by the exons atgggTGAAAAGAAACCAGAACCTTTGGACTTCGTGAAAGATTTTCAGGAATACCTGACTCAGCAGACCCATCATGTGAACATGATTTCTGGATCGGTTAGTGGGGATAAAGAAGCAGAAGCTCTTCAGGGAG CTGGAACAGATGGTGATCAAAATGGACTTGATCACCCATCTGTTGAAGTTTCCCTGGATGAAAACTCAGGAATGTTAGTAGACGGGTTTGAAAGGACCTTTGATGGGAAGCTCAAGTGTCGGTACTGCAATTATGCCAGCAAAGGAACAGCACGGCTTATCGAACATATTAGAATCCACACAG gTGAGAAACCACATAGATGTCACTTGTGTCCATTTGCATCTGCTTATGAGCGTCATCTGGAAGCCCACATGCGTTCCCATACCGGAGAAAAACCATACAAATGTGAATTATGTTCCTTCCGCTGCAGTGATCGAAGTAACCTGTCTCATCATCGAAGGCGCAAGCATAAAATGGTACCAATTAAAGGTACTAGGTCTTCCTTAAGCAGCAAGAAAATGTGGGGGgttttacagaagaaaacaagCAATCTGGGGTATAGCAGAAGAGCACTAATCAACTTAAGTCCACCTTCCATGGTGGTTCAGAAACCAGACTACCTTAATGATTTTACCCATGAAATCCCAAGTATCCAGACTGACTCCTATGAAAGTATAGCAAAAACAACACCAACTGGTGGCTTACCGAGGGACCCCCAAGAACTCATGGTTGACAACCCTTTAAATCAGCTCTCAACTCTAGCAGGACAGTTGTCCAGTTTGCCACCTGAAAACCAAAACCCTGCATCCCCTGATGTCGTTCCCTGCCCAGATGAAAAGCCTTTCATGATTCAGCAGCCCTCTGCCCAAGCGGTGGTTTCTGCTGTATCAGCAAGTATTCCTCAGAGCTCCTCTCCCACAAGCCCTGAACCTCGGCCATCACATAGTCAGAGGAACTATAGTCCAGTGGCAGGTCCAAGCAGTGAACCAAGTGCCCACACTAGTACTCCCAGCATAGGAAACAGCCAGCCAAGCACTCCAGCCCCAACCCTGCCGGTCCAGGATCCTCAGCTTCTGCACCACTGCCAGCACTGTGACATGTACTTTGCAGACAATATCCTTTACACTATTCACATGGGGTGTCATGGGTATGAAAATCCTTTCCAGTGTAATATATGTGGATGCAAATGTAAAAACAAGTATGATTTCGCCTGTCATTTTGCAAGAGGGCAACATAACCAACACTGA